The following proteins are encoded in a genomic region of Comamonas resistens:
- the mrdA gene encoding penicillin-binding protein 2, with the protein MMEIRNTEAELQRFRLRAIVMSGVVLLAFCLLVSRLLVLQVERHQELAERAESNRTAVVPIVPNRGQILDRNGVVLASNYSAYTLEITRSKVSDLDETIDGLSEILEITPRDRRKFKRLVDDSKSFESIPIRSRLTDEEVAKFAAQRYRFPGVDIKARLFRTYPLKETGSHLIGYIGRINQREKEEIDDSDDAANYRGTEVIGKLGAEKSYENQLHGQTGWEEMETSAGGHAVRRLGSRPATPGHSLQLSVDIKLQKMIEDLYGNRRGVAIALDPRNGEVLAMVSKPTYDPNLFVDGIDQENWKMLNESLDRPLLNRSMRGTYPVGSTYKPFMGLAGIETGKRTPGTVIQDGGSWTFGGHTFRSGHALGPVDLARAIQHSSNVYFYTLANEMGVDAIHDFMKPLGFGQITGIDLPGEVRGVLPSKEWKRKTYKRAAQQQWFAGETISLGIGQGYNNFTILQLSHALATLVNNGMSYTPHVGKELIDSVTGVRSPIVQPAPVNLGYKQSNVDAVKRGMVGVVTGGTGRGVFGSAAYLSGGKTGTAQAVTVGQKEKYNAARLAEYQRDHSLYIAYGPADAPKIAVAVIVENAGFGAAAAAPIARRILDYWLVGNYPSEADIAAVRVGKAGAPIGTPRRVEDISVLSEEEMTP; encoded by the coding sequence ATGATGGAGATTCGCAATACCGAAGCCGAGTTGCAGCGCTTTCGGCTGCGCGCCATTGTCATGAGTGGTGTGGTACTGCTGGCGTTTTGTCTGTTGGTGTCACGTCTGCTGGTATTGCAAGTGGAGCGCCATCAGGAGCTGGCCGAGCGTGCCGAGAGCAACCGCACGGCCGTGGTGCCCATCGTGCCCAATCGCGGGCAGATTCTCGACCGCAATGGTGTGGTGCTGGCGAGTAATTACTCTGCTTATACGCTTGAAATTACGCGCTCCAAGGTGTCGGACCTGGACGAAACCATCGACGGCTTGTCCGAGATTCTGGAGATCACGCCGCGCGATCGGCGCAAGTTCAAGCGCCTGGTGGATGACTCCAAAAGCTTCGAGTCCATCCCCATCCGCTCGCGTCTGACCGATGAGGAAGTCGCCAAGTTTGCGGCGCAGCGCTATCGTTTTCCGGGCGTGGATATCAAGGCACGGCTGTTCCGTACCTATCCGCTCAAGGAGACCGGCAGCCATTTGATTGGCTACATTGGCCGTATCAATCAGCGAGAAAAAGAAGAGATTGATGACTCTGACGATGCGGCCAACTATCGCGGTACCGAGGTCATAGGCAAGCTGGGCGCCGAGAAAAGCTACGAGAATCAGCTGCACGGCCAGACCGGCTGGGAGGAAATGGAAACCTCGGCCGGCGGTCATGCCGTGCGCCGCCTGGGCAGCCGCCCCGCCACGCCGGGTCATAGCCTGCAGTTGTCGGTGGACATCAAGCTGCAGAAAATGATCGAGGATCTCTACGGTAACCGCCGTGGTGTGGCCATCGCCCTGGACCCTCGCAATGGCGAAGTGCTGGCCATGGTCAGCAAGCCCACCTACGACCCCAATCTGTTTGTTGACGGTATCGACCAGGAAAACTGGAAGATGCTCAACGAGTCGCTGGATCGCCCCCTGCTCAACCGTTCCATGCGCGGCACCTACCCCGTGGGCTCGACCTACAAGCCCTTTATGGGCCTGGCCGGCATAGAAACCGGCAAGCGTACGCCGGGCACCGTGATTCAGGATGGCGGCTCCTGGACTTTCGGCGGCCATACCTTCCGCTCCGGCCACGCCCTGGGTCCGGTGGATCTGGCGCGTGCCATCCAGCATTCGAGCAACGTCTATTTCTACACCCTGGCCAACGAGATGGGTGTGGACGCGATTCATGACTTCATGAAGCCGCTGGGTTTTGGTCAGATCACCGGCATCGACCTGCCCGGCGAGGTGCGCGGTGTGCTGCCCAGCAAGGAGTGGAAGCGCAAGACCTACAAGCGCGCCGCCCAGCAGCAATGGTTTGCGGGCGAAACGATTTCTCTGGGTATCGGCCAGGGCTATAACAACTTCACCATTCTTCAGCTCTCGCATGCGCTGGCCACGCTGGTCAATAACGGCATGAGCTACACGCCTCATGTGGGCAAGGAACTGATCGACTCCGTTACCGGGGTGCGTTCGCCCATTGTTCAGCCAGCGCCTGTCAATCTGGGCTACAAGCAGAGCAATGTGGACGCGGTCAAGCGCGGCATGGTGGGCGTGGTGACCGGCGGCACGGGCCGCGGCGTGTTCGGCAGCGCTGCCTATCTGTCGGGTGGCAAGACCGGTACGGCCCAGGCCGTGACCGTGGGCCAGAAGGAAAAATACAACGCGGCACGTCTGGCCGAATACCAGCGCGACCACTCCCTGTATATCGCCTACGGCCCGGCGGATGCGCCCAAGATCGCCGTTGCGGTGATTGTGGAAAACGCCGGCTTTGGTGCTGCTGCCGCTGCGCCTATCGCGCGCCGTATTCTCGACTACTGGCTGGTGGGCAACTATCCCAGCGAGGCCGACATTGCAGCCGTGCGTGTGGGCAAGGCGGGAGCGCCCATAGGCACGCCCCGCCGCGTGGAAGATATCTCGGTGCTCTCCGAGGAGGAGATGACGCCTTGA
- a CDS encoding sulfite exporter TauE/SafE family protein, producing MEWILVSLASALAGFVDAIVGGGGLILVPAMFAAFPNTAPATLFGTNKSAAVWGTAISAWQYSKRVHITWATLLPAIATTLVGAFFGAWAVTQISPDFLRKLLPFILLGVLLYTLAKKELGRDHTPRLAGRAEMLTASTIGLLIGFYDGFFGPGTGSFFVFLFVRLLGYDFLNASASAKLLNLASNAAALLLFSLKGHVWWHFAVPLAVANVLGSMLGTWMALRHGTGFVRSIFIGVVSLLILKTGYDAFLR from the coding sequence ATGGAATGGATTCTTGTTTCTCTCGCCTCGGCGCTGGCCGGCTTTGTGGATGCCATCGTGGGCGGTGGCGGCCTGATTCTGGTGCCCGCCATGTTCGCGGCCTTTCCCAACACCGCACCGGCCACACTGTTTGGCACCAACAAGAGTGCGGCCGTCTGGGGCACGGCGATTTCGGCCTGGCAATACAGCAAACGCGTGCACATCACCTGGGCCACGCTGCTGCCGGCCATCGCCACCACGCTGGTGGGCGCGTTTTTCGGAGCCTGGGCCGTCACCCAGATCTCGCCGGACTTTCTGCGAAAGCTGCTGCCCTTTATTTTGCTGGGCGTGCTGCTCTACACCCTGGCCAAGAAGGAGCTGGGACGCGACCATACGCCACGTCTTGCGGGGCGTGCCGAGATGCTGACCGCCAGCACCATCGGCCTGCTCATCGGGTTTTACGACGGCTTCTTCGGCCCGGGCACGGGCAGCTTCTTCGTCTTTCTGTTCGTGCGCCTGCTGGGCTACGATTTCCTGAACGCCTCTGCCAGTGCCAAGCTGCTTAATCTGGCCTCCAACGCCGCAGCCCTGCTGCTGTTCTCGCTCAAGGGCCATGTGTGGTGGCACTTTGCCGTGCCGCTAGCCGTGGCCAATGTGCTGGGCAGCATGCTGGGCACCTGGATGGCCCTGCGCCATGGCACGGGCTTTGTGCGCAGCATCTTCATCGGCGTGGTCAGTCTGCTGATTCTGAAGACCGGATATGACGCTTTTCTGCGTTGA